The following are from one region of the Hyla sarda isolate aHylSar1 chromosome 6, aHylSar1.hap1, whole genome shotgun sequence genome:
- the LOC130277189 gene encoding uncharacterized protein LOC130277189, with translation MQNPENSTLTVNPQCSYKEEDTLPRSRSRCTTLSRASSQTNLTSVSADASRFKRHSSRHSSTTNLSSASAIATKARAKAEAACAMASYAKQEAELMKEQAEVQASLHLLQQQKNAAAALAEAEVLTRAAEAQFADIETQMSPLSASQRTREYIQSQATMYTDQQFNYAPRPSISNFDTMQHCKTELEPQGRKSSGRMLRDQSANLTRVQTDADVLPPQANTSLDYSRKTYNRGEQSRLSQLPDQPYQPQPYPEFTPRKYSPDAARATEVARFLMRREIVSAGLMKFDDRPENYWAWKSSFLSGTQDLDLTDREKLDLLVKWLGPESTEQAQRIRSVHVHDAAAGLAMVWRRLEHCYGSPEVIEDALLKRIENYPRMTNKDNQKLRGFGDLLLEIEAAKSSGHLPGLSYLDTARGVDPIIEKLPFNLQERWVTQASRYKKEHRVAFPPFAFLAEFIVDQAETRNDPSFAFLNKRTASSPKVEQKHPTPYKERRATVSVRKTEVSPESAVNQEDNTSKKVEEPDKICLIHNKPHPLRKCRSFRSKTLEERKAYLKDNHICFRCCASIQHLAKDCTKTIKCTECNSDKHLSALHPGPSPWKQEVPATQEDHGGEQGESTTPAVTSKCTEICTEQGRPRSCSKICLVKVYPAGFREKAIKMYTVLDEQSNRSLAKTEFFDLFGDKGSPTPYTLKTCSGVVETTGRRANNYIIESLDGKTKVTLPTLIECDEIPDDRSEIPTPEVARHHPHLVRIADQIPALDPDAAIILLLGRDILGLHKVREQYNGPHNAPFAQRLDLGWVIVGEVCLDGLHKPEKVNVYRTHLLQNGRTSCLCPCTNSLHIKERLVNPTHHRSIQRCMEDLASTGDTDELGCKVFERTRDDDKLAPSVEDTLFLEIMDREVFRDKSGSWVAPLPFRSPRHRLPDNKVQAEKRFTSLQHMLQRKPNMKKHFQAFMQKIFDNDQAEKAPPLQENQEHWYLPIFGVYHPQKPGQIRVVFDSSAKHKGLSLNYVLLSGPDLNNTLLGVLIRFRKELVAVTADVQQMFYCFLVREDHRDYLRFLWYADNDFNKEITEYRMKVHVFGNSPSPAVAIYNLRRAAQQGERHGQEATQFVMKNFYVDDGLASFSSNEEAINVLKSTREMLAESNIRLNKVASNSNRVMEAFPMEDRAKDLKDLDLGTESPPLQRSLGISWDLKTDSFTFRVSREEKPFTKRGVLSTVNSLYDPLGFVAPIIMQGKALLRQITTEQEQSDWDIPLPEEKEMQWKLWKDSLLELEQLNIPRPYVSVSLSATKRREICIFSDASTMAIASVAYLRVIDTEGQSHVGFLMGKSKLAPRPSHTVPRLELCAAVLAVEMADMITTELDIEIHTINFYTDSKIVLGYIHNASRRFYTYVANRVTRIRKSTSPEQWHHISTDKNPADHGTRLVPAAALKQTNWFVGPSFLRKPETKETTQVETFQLIEPDQDKEVRPQVTVCRTIVTRDSLGAHRFERFSSWKSLTRAIGKLKVTIIRCIQQEVFKEEIQGLLKTEEISQHNSLKDLYTKQRKQVQSLADIFWKRWRQEYLVIFQPRKKWQDDKPNLQVGDFVLLKDSQAHRNEWPIGLIVGTDPSSDARVRKVEVRIVRQGIPKVYARPISEVVLLLSKG, from the coding sequence atgcagaacccagagaacagcactctgacagttaaccctcaatgctcctataaagaggaagacaccttgccaagaagtagatctaggtgcacaacattgtctagagcgtccagtcaaacaaatctaacttcggttagcgccgatgcatcaagatttaaacgccatagttctagacactcaagcaccaccaacctgtcatccgctagcgccatagcaactaaggcaagagcgaaagcagaggcagcttgtgcaatggcgtcctatgcaaagcaggaagctgaattgatgaaagaacaagctgaagtgcaagcatctttacacttactgcaacagcagaaaaacgctgcagcagccttagccgaggcagaagttctcacaagggctgccgaagctcagttcgctgacatagaaacccagatgtcacccctcagcgcaagccaacgtacccgtgagtacatacagtcacaagcAACCATGTACACTGACCAGCAGTTCAATTATGCACCAAGACCATCAATAAGCAACTTTGATACTATGCAACACTGCAAGACTGAATTAGAACCTCAGGGTAGGAAGTCAAGTGGTCGCATGCTCAGAGACCAATCTGCCAACCTGACAAGAGTGCAAACGGATGCTGATGTACTCCCTCCTCAAGCAAATACAAGTCTGGATTATAGCAGAAAGACTTACaatagaggagaacaaagcaGACTTAGTCAATTACCTGATCAGCCTTACCAGCCGCAGCCATACCCTGAGTTTACACCCAGGAAGTATTCACCAGATGCAGCAAGAGCTACAGAGGTAGCAAGATTCCTGATGCGCCGTGAGATAGTGAGCGCTGGTCTCATGAAATTCGACGACCGTCCAGAAAACTACTGGGCCTGGAAGTCATCTTTCCTAAGCGGTACCCAAGACTtagatctgacagacagagaaaagcttgatctgctcgtcaaatggctaggaccagagtccactgagcaagcccaaagaatcagatcagtacatgttcatgacgcagcagcaggacttgcaatggtgtggaggagactagaacactgctatgggtcacctgaagtgattgaagatgctcttctgaagaggatagaaaactatccaagaatgacaaacaaagacaatcaaaagctgagagggtttggggacctactcttagaaatagaagccgctaagtctagtggacatctgccaggtctctcatacttagatacagcacgtggagttgatcccataatcgagaaacttcctttcaacttgcaggaaaggtgggtcactcaagcatcaagatacaagaaagaacatcgagtcgcatttccaccatttgccttccttgctgaattcatcgtagaccaagctgaaacacgcaatgatccaagctttgctttcctgaacaagagaactgcaagctccccaaaggtagagcaaaaacatccaacgccttacaaagaacgcagagcaacagtttctgtacggaagacagaagtctcgcctgagtctgcagtcaatcaggaagacaacacaagtaagaaagttgaggagccagacaaaatatgtctcatccacaacaagcctcatccactaagaaaatgtcgcagtttcagaagtaagacgttagaagagcgcaaagcttaccttaaagacaatcacatttgtttcagatgttgcgcttcaattcagcatcttgcaaaagactgtacaaaaacaataaaatgcacagagtgcaacagtgacaaacacctgtcagcactgcacccaggaccatcaccatggaaacaagaagttccagcaactcaagaagatcatggtggggagcaaggcgagagtacaacgccagcagtaacctcaaagtgtactgagatctgtacagagcagggccgccccagatcatgttccaagatatgcttagtcaaggtgtatcctgcaggcttcagagaaaaagcaatcaagatgtacacagtcttggatgaacagagtaacagatctctggcaaaaacagagttctttgacctcttcggtgacaaaggaagtccaactccatacaccctgaagacttgttctggagttgtagagacaacagggagaagagcaaacaactacatcattgagtcattagatggaaagacaaaggtgactcttcctaccctcatagaatgtgatgagataccagacgacaggtcagagatccccacacctgaagttgctcgtcatcacccccatctggtgcgaatagcagaccagataccagcactagatccagatgctgcaatcatccttctacttgggagagatatcctcggactgcacaaagtcagagaacagtacaatgggccacacaatgcaccatttgcacaacgccttgatctcggatgggtcatcgttggagaagtatgtctagacggactccacaaaccagaaaaggtaaatgtctacagaacacatctgttacagaatggtcgtacatcttgtctttgcccatgtaccaacagtctacacattaaagagagacttgtaaacccaacacatcatcggagtatccagaggtgcatggaagacttagcctcaactggagatacagatgaactgggctgtaaggtgtttgaaagaacACGAGATGACGACAAGCTAGCACCCTCGGTGGAAGATACTCTCTTCCTTGAGATTATGGACAGGGAAGTCTTCAGAGACAAATCAGGCAGCTGGGTAGCCCCTCTACCCTTCCGGTCACCACGCCATCGCCTTCCTGACAACAAGGTACAAGCAGAGAAACGCTTCACCTCGTTGCAGCACATGCTacaaagaaagccaaatatgaagaaacacttccaagccttcatgcagaagatctttgataacgatcaagctgaaaaggcaccaccactacaagagaaccAAGAACACTGGTACTTACCAATATTTGGGGTGTACCATCCTCAGAAACCAGGCCAGATACGGGTAGTATTTGACTCTAGTGCGAAGCACAAAGGCCTCTCACTAAATTATGTCCTTCTCAGCGGACCGGACCTGAACAATACACTCCTTGGAGTACTCATCAGGTTCAGAAAAGAACTcgtagcagtgacagcagacgtacaacagatgttctactgtttccttgttcgtgaagatcacagagactacttaaggttcctgtggtatgcagacaacgactttaacaaagaaatcacagagtacaggatgaaggtacatgtgtttggaaacagtccttctccagctgtagctatctacaacctgagacgagcagcacagcaaggtgaaagacatggtcaagaagccacacagttcgtcatgaagaacttctacgtagatgatggacttgcttctttctccagcaacgaagaagctatcaacgtcctgaaaagtacaagagaaatgttggcagaatccaacataagactgaacaaggtagcttccaacagcaacagagtcatggaagcatttccaatggaagaccgtgctaaagacctcaaagacttggatctaggaacagaatcaccacccttgcaaagaagtcttgggattagttgggacctgaagactgacagtttcaccttcagggtctccagagaagagaagccattcacaaaaagaggtgtcctatctacagtcaacagtctttacgaccccctggggttcgtagcacccatcatcatgcaaggtaaagctcttttgagacagatcactactgagcaagaacaaagtgactgggacatacctctacctgaagagaaggaaatgcagtggaagttgtggaaagactcattgttagagcttgaacaactcaacatccctagaccatacgtatctgtttccttgtctgctacaaagagaagagaaatatgcatattctctgacgcctccactatggctatcgcatctgtcgcctaccttagggtaatagacactgagggacaaagccatgtcgggttcctcatgggaaaatctaagctggctcccagaccgtctcacactgtcccacgtctagaactttgtgctgctgtcttagctgtagagatggcagacatgattacaacagaactggacatcgagatccatacaattaacttttatacagacagcaagattgtgttaggatatattcacaatgcttcaagaagattttatacatacgtggccaacagagtgacacgtatcagaaagtctacaagtccagaacagtggcatcacatcagcacagacaagaacccagctgatcatgggacgagactagtgccagccgctgcgctcaagcaaactaactggttcgtaggtccatcctttcttcgtaaaccagaaaccaaagaaactactcaggtagagacctttcagctcatagaaccagatcaagacaaagaggtaagacctcaagtgacagtttgtaggactatagttacaagagacagtctgggcgctcatagatttgaaaggttttccagctggaagtcgctgacccgtgcaatcggaaaacttaaggtcacgatcatcagatgcatccagcaggaagtctttaaagaagaaatccaaggcCTTCTGAAAACGGAAGAGATTTCTCAACACAATTCGCTCAAGGACTTGTACACCAAGCAAAGGAAACAAGTTCAAAGTCTTGCGGACATTTTCTGGAAGAGGTGGAGACAGGAATACCTGGTGATATTCCAGCCACGCAAGAAATGGCAAGATGACAAGCCCAATTTACAAGTTGGAGACTTTGTCCTACTGAAAGACTCTCAGGCCCACAGGAACGAGTGgcctattggactcattgtggggactgatcctagtagtgatgctagagttagaaaggttgaagttaggattgttagacagggcattcccaaagtgtatgcaaggccaatttctgaagtagttttacttctgtccaagggttag